The Mucilaginibacter yixingensis genome window below encodes:
- a CDS encoding sialate O-acetylesterase translates to MRKCLALILILLSFTAKAQIKLPAFFADGMVLQQKKQVKIWGTAPAGKRIYLSTSWDRKRYHAQADSAGKWLVKVATPSAGGPYQIHISGAGKVSITNILIGEVWLCSGQSNMDIPLKGYPNTPILNANDILMDAPDDGLRLFHVGLRTSAQPQTDVKGNWQAADAASAQTFSAVGYQFARFIHQHLKVPVGIIQATWAGSAIEAWMDKQLVADVLKDSLATDKSLSNAEHRTPGNIYNGMIAPLMGYSMAGVIWYQGEQNRFNYYSYPALQTAMVTAWRKGWESGDWPFYYVQIAPMRYPVLQQTLAPRMREAQLKITQTLANSGVAIAIDAGEEHNIHPANKTIIARRLAYWALGANYQKKGITYKNPRFDTLVVDKDTARVKFADAPNGLTTFGKNITQFEIAGSDKVFYPATAVLRANTVNVHSDSVKHPVAIRYAFKDWATGELYSTDGLPVSSFRTDNW, encoded by the coding sequence TCAGTTTTACAGCAAAAGCACAAATAAAACTCCCGGCTTTTTTTGCTGACGGTATGGTGCTGCAACAAAAAAAACAGGTGAAAATATGGGGCACCGCACCGGCAGGCAAGCGAATTTATCTTTCCACTTCGTGGGATAGAAAACGTTATCATGCCCAGGCTGATTCAGCAGGGAAATGGCTGGTAAAGGTGGCCACACCAAGTGCGGGTGGGCCGTACCAGATCCATATATCTGGCGCGGGTAAAGTTAGTATTACCAATATTTTGATAGGAGAGGTGTGGCTGTGTTCAGGCCAGTCTAATATGGATATTCCGTTAAAAGGTTATCCCAATACGCCCATACTCAATGCCAACGATATTTTGATGGATGCACCCGACGATGGCCTGCGCCTGTTTCATGTAGGTTTACGTACGTCTGCTCAACCACAAACTGATGTTAAAGGTAATTGGCAGGCAGCGGATGCAGCATCGGCACAAACTTTTAGTGCGGTGGGATACCAGTTTGCCCGTTTTATTCATCAGCATTTAAAAGTACCGGTAGGCATTATCCAGGCTACCTGGGCCGGATCTGCTATTGAGGCCTGGATGGATAAACAACTGGTAGCCGATGTTTTGAAAGACAGTTTGGCAACGGACAAATCATTAAGCAACGCCGAGCACCGCACGCCCGGCAATATATACAACGGTATGATAGCCCCATTAATGGGCTACAGTATGGCCGGCGTAATTTGGTATCAGGGCGAGCAAAACCGGTTTAATTATTACTCGTACCCGGCTTTGCAAACGGCCATGGTAACGGCATGGCGCAAGGGTTGGGAGAGTGGCGACTGGCCATTTTACTACGTGCAGATAGCGCCCATGCGCTACCCTGTGCTACAGCAAACGCTTGCGCCCCGAATGCGTGAGGCGCAGCTAAAGATCACCCAAACGTTAGCTAATAGTGGTGTTGCTATAGCGATAGACGCGGGCGAGGAGCACAACATTCATCCGGCTAATAAAACTATCATAGCGCGCCGCCTGGCTTATTGGGCTCTGGGCGCAAACTACCAGAAAAAGGGAATTACCTACAAAAATCCGCGGTTTGATACGTTGGTTGTAGACAAAGATACGGCCCGTGTTAAGTTTGCCGACGCCCCCAACGGCCTGACAACTTTTGGAAAAAATATTACCCAGTTTGAAATAGCCGGTAGCGATAAAGTTTTCTATCCGGCTACGGCAGTTTTGCGTGCCAATACCGTTAACGTACACAGCGACAGTGTGAAACATCCGGTAGCTATTCGCTATGCTTTTAAAGATTGGGCTACGGGCGAGCTTTATAGTACCGATGGCTTGCCGGTTTCTTCTTTTCGCACCGATAATTGGTAG
- a CDS encoding SusC/RagA family TonB-linked outer membrane protein: MSIFTRFLWVLICCLCALSPAWANATKGVPVHGKQTAKDTLVTDTVKKVKQQIYFQTPSNLSTASTAAISGSDFVSTPVVSYPLALGGRLPGLTVTQTNGEPLSEGFSMLLRGQSPVILIDGIPRSVTEIGMNEIESVTVLKDAVSLAMLGIRGSSGAIAITTKKGSATKTQINFNLQTGIQEPLKNLIGSPLNAYNYATLYNEALTNDGLSVATNGFSQVALNAYQSGSDQYKYPDVNWRDQVMKNRAMTSRYDFNTSGGNNFVRYFVNLETYSQDGLLKTSDANKYNTTPNLKGYFIRSNVDVNLTDKLSAGIYIQGRILNSTAPGNDGTAAIFNSILATPANAYPIYNPDGSYAGNSQFTNNIVAQNVGSGYSLSNTRTVLSDFYLKRSLDDVTKGLWIKARASFFSNLNENIVRSKSFAVFEQTGASTYRQYGTTSAQSNSNGISFQNRSDFEELSMGYTHNFDANNGLDATLLANRDNLINGSNLPYTIQGISGHVAYNYKKKYLAEVSFAQSGANRYPDNGGFKYGFFPAMGLGWNINEERFMQPLTWLNHLKLYGSYGKLGHDNATYFLYQQVYNATPTAYFGSSAAAGTTVGESYLANPNITWEKSRNLNVGLEGAVLHNQLSFDVEYYNNLFSDLYIVRGTNTGMLGIDYPSENIGRQRYYGWEAQLNWAQKKKSFGYFFGVNASLQNSKLLYSGEPTLKYSWMYKTGHPVGQTYGYIADGLFRSQQEINGAPTIEGYTPQPGDIKYRDLNGDGVINQYDQTTIGSQKPTLFIGSRLGFNVFNFDFSTLLQGVVNQQVYLSGADYWEFQSSNGGQAYTTQLNRWTPATAATATYPRLTTSGGPRAGDVNNFVSSSFWLRNGDYLRVKTIELGYTLPGKTSRKVGVQSARIFVNALNMATLKSLTFNGADPENYSGMYPIERVFNLGVNIQL; the protein is encoded by the coding sequence ATGTCAATTTTTACAAGATTTTTATGGGTATTGATATGCTGCTTGTGTGCGTTAAGCCCGGCCTGGGCCAATGCCACCAAAGGTGTACCTGTGCACGGTAAGCAAACAGCAAAAGATACGCTGGTAACAGACACCGTTAAGAAGGTTAAACAGCAGATCTATTTTCAAACCCCCTCAAACCTTTCAACAGCTTCAACCGCAGCTATCAGCGGTAGCGATTTTGTAAGCACCCCGGTGGTGTCTTACCCCTTAGCATTAGGCGGCCGCTTACCCGGATTAACCGTAACCCAAACCAATGGCGAACCACTTAGTGAAGGTTTTAGCATGTTGCTGCGCGGTCAATCGCCGGTAATATTGATAGACGGGATCCCTCGCTCTGTAACCGAGATTGGGATGAACGAGATTGAATCGGTTACCGTGCTGAAAGACGCCGTATCGCTGGCCATGCTGGGTATCCGCGGATCGAGCGGTGCCATAGCCATCACTACCAAGAAAGGCAGCGCAACCAAAACGCAGATTAATTTTAATTTGCAAACCGGCATCCAGGAGCCGCTGAAAAACCTGATTGGCAGTCCGCTGAATGCTTATAACTATGCCACGCTTTATAACGAGGCACTGACCAATGATGGCCTTTCTGTTGCTACAAATGGCTTTAGTCAAGTGGCTTTAAACGCTTATCAATCAGGCAGCGATCAATACAAATACCCGGATGTAAACTGGCGCGACCAGGTAATGAAAAATCGTGCCATGACATCGCGCTATGATTTTAACACAAGCGGCGGCAATAACTTTGTACGCTATTTTGTGAACCTGGAAACCTATAGCCAGGATGGTTTGCTGAAAACCAGCGATGCCAACAAGTATAATACCACGCCTAACTTAAAAGGCTACTTTATCCGCTCAAACGTTGATGTAAACCTGACCGATAAATTAAGCGCCGGCATCTATATTCAGGGCCGCATACTTAACTCAACAGCGCCAGGTAACGATGGTACGGCTGCTATTTTCAACTCCATATTAGCTACGCCTGCCAACGCTTACCCTATTTATAACCCGGATGGCAGCTATGCGGGCAACTCCCAGTTTACTAATAATATTGTTGCACAAAACGTTGGTTCGGGCTATTCACTTAGCAATACCCGTACCGTGCTGTCAGACTTTTATCTGAAGCGTTCGCTTGATGATGTGACGAAAGGCCTCTGGATCAAAGCCCGTGCCTCGTTCTTCAGTAACCTGAATGAGAACATTGTGCGCAGCAAATCATTCGCAGTGTTTGAGCAGACCGGCGCTTCAACCTACCGTCAGTACGGCACCACCAGTGCGCAGTCAAATAGCAATGGTATCAGCTTCCAAAACAGATCAGATTTTGAGGAACTGTCTATGGGCTATACGCATAATTTCGATGCCAACAACGGCTTGGACGCAACGTTGCTGGCCAATCGCGATAATCTGATCAACGGCTCTAACCTGCCATACACTATTCAGGGAATCTCTGGTCACGTGGCTTATAACTACAAAAAGAAGTATCTGGCCGAGGTTTCATTCGCGCAAAGCGGTGCTAACCGATACCCCGATAACGGTGGCTTTAAATATGGTTTCTTCCCGGCTATGGGCCTTGGTTGGAACATTAATGAGGAGCGCTTTATGCAGCCGCTTACCTGGCTCAATCACCTCAAACTTTATGGTTCTTATGGTAAGCTGGGGCATGATAACGCAACGTACTTTCTTTACCAACAGGTATATAACGCTACGCCAACTGCCTATTTTGGTTCCAGCGCAGCTGCCGGAACCACCGTTGGTGAGTCATATTTGGCTAACCCTAACATCACCTGGGAAAAATCCAGAAACCTGAATGTTGGCCTGGAAGGTGCTGTGCTTCATAACCAACTATCCTTCGACGTTGAATATTACAACAACCTGTTTAGCGATCTCTACATTGTGCGCGGCACCAACACCGGTATGCTGGGTATTGATTACCCGAGCGAGAACATCGGTCGCCAGCGCTATTATGGCTGGGAGGCGCAGCTGAACTGGGCACAGAAGAAAAAATCGTTCGGCTATTTCTTCGGTGTAAATGCGAGTCTGCAGAATTCAAAATTGCTTTATTCTGGAGAACCAACCCTGAAATACAGCTGGATGTATAAAACCGGTCACCCCGTGGGGCAAACCTATGGCTACATTGCCGATGGTCTTTTCCGCAGCCAGCAGGAGATTAACGGCGCGCCAACTATCGAGGGTTACACTCCGCAACCTGGTGATATCAAATACCGCGATTTGAACGGCGACGGTGTGATCAATCAATATGATCAAACCACTATCGGTTCGCAAAAACCAACCTTGTTTATTGGTTCAAGATTGGGATTTAACGTGTTTAATTTCGATTTCAGTACGCTGTTGCAAGGTGTGGTTAACCAGCAGGTTTACCTGTCTGGTGCCGACTACTGGGAGTTTCAGAGCAGCAACGGTGGTCAGGCTTATACTACTCAACTCAATCGCTGGACACCGGCTACGGCGGCCACGGCCACTTACCCACGTCTAACCACAAGCGGTGGCCCGCGCGCAGGCGATGTCAACAACTTTGTAAGCTCAAGTTTCTGGCTGCGTAACGGTGACTATCTGCGAGTGAAAACCATCGAGCTGGGTTATACGCTGCCCGGCAAAACATCGCGCAAGGTGGGCGTGCAATCGGCCAGGATATTTGTCAATGCCCTCAATATGGCAACGCTCAAATCATTAACCTTTAATGGCGCCGATCCGGAAAACTATAGCGGGATGTACCCCATTGAGCGAGTATTTAACCTAGGCGTGAACATTCAATTATAA
- a CDS encoding RagB/SusD family nutrient uptake outer membrane protein, whose translation MKRLFSLLTITLIISFSSCGKKFYQEPDERTTETDVFDPNDKLGTLATSYLLGIYSFLPTGFNRIDGDFLDAATDDAVPSSPRSNIVLFNNGQLTAVNYPDNNWANSYTIIRRCNVFLQNIDVVPFSDASVKKREVAEVHFLRAFAYFELVKRYGGVPLVGDKVFSLDDNMNIPRNTFSDCVDYIAAECDLAIPGLTLASALSSNEYGRATVEAAMALKCRLFLYAASPLYNGGGVETNAQIKALTGYPTADATRWQKVITAAEALMSIGYHKLPAGTGATAYAAVFTTKINTDIIFAKQSAASVSIENANAPVGYVSPNTSNGRNSPTQNLLNAFPNADGSAYTGSSTSLTQYTGRDPRLQAIIFYNGVNWLGRAVQTFEGGLDKPNTPLKTQTRTAYYLRKFMADFSTATNYANQSHNFPYFRYAEVLLNYAEALNEVGRTEDAVKQLIPIRARAGITAGVGNRYGIKAGISQTELRDLIRNDRRIELCFEEHRFWDLRRWKLGSVLASSLQGLQLTPNGTTYNVQVVDVAQPVFQDKYYHMPIPYSETAKNTKLIQNEGYY comes from the coding sequence ATGAAAAGACTATTCTCACTTTTAACAATTACGCTGATTATAAGCTTCAGTTCATGCGGCAAGAAGTTTTATCAGGAACCTGACGAACGCACTACTGAAACCGATGTGTTTGATCCGAATGATAAATTGGGTACACTGGCTACTTCCTATCTGCTGGGTATCTATTCATTCCTGCCCACAGGCTTTAACCGTATTGACGGCGATTTTTTAGATGCCGCTACAGATGATGCCGTACCATCGTCTCCACGATCAAACATTGTGTTATTTAACAACGGGCAACTAACGGCTGTCAACTATCCCGATAATAACTGGGCTAATAGCTATACCATCATCCGCAGGTGTAATGTGTTTTTACAAAACATTGATGTAGTGCCTTTCAGTGACGCCTCGGTGAAGAAACGTGAAGTTGCAGAGGTTCATTTCCTGCGCGCCTTCGCCTATTTTGAATTGGTAAAACGTTATGGCGGCGTACCGCTGGTGGGCGATAAAGTATTCTCGCTGGATGACAATATGAACATTCCGCGCAATACATTTTCTGATTGCGTAGATTATATTGCTGCCGAGTGTGATCTGGCAATCCCCGGATTAACCCTTGCCTCGGCCTTATCAAGCAATGAATATGGCCGCGCTACGGTAGAAGCTGCTATGGCGCTGAAATGCCGCTTGTTTTTGTATGCTGCCAGTCCGCTGTATAACGGTGGTGGGGTAGAGACCAATGCACAGATCAAAGCGCTGACCGGTTATCCAACTGCCGATGCCACACGCTGGCAAAAGGTAATAACCGCTGCCGAAGCACTGATGTCCATTGGCTATCACAAACTACCGGCAGGTACAGGTGCAACCGCCTACGCAGCGGTCTTTACTACAAAAATTAATACCGATATTATTTTCGCCAAGCAATCTGCCGCTTCAGTTAGTATTGAAAATGCCAACGCGCCGGTGGGTTACGTATCGCCAAATACCAGTAACGGTCGTAACAGCCCTACGCAGAATTTGCTCAATGCATTTCCAAATGCTGATGGTTCAGCTTATACCGGTTCATCAACCAGTTTAACCCAATATACCGGTCGCGACCCGAGGCTGCAGGCCATCATCTTTTACAACGGTGTTAACTGGCTGGGCCGCGCGGTTCAAACTTTTGAGGGCGGACTTGATAAACCCAACACGCCGCTAAAAACCCAAACACGCACAGCTTACTACCTGCGCAAGTTCATGGCCGATTTTTCTACCGCTACTAACTACGCCAATCAGAGTCACAATTTTCCATACTTCAGGTATGCCGAAGTGCTGCTGAACTATGCCGAAGCTTTAAATGAAGTTGGCCGTACAGAAGACGCAGTAAAACAATTGATACCGATTCGTGCCCGTGCTGGCATTACCGCAGGCGTTGGCAACAGGTATGGTATCAAGGCAGGCATTAGTCAGACTGAGCTACGCGATTTGATTCGTAATGATCGCCGTATTGAGCTTTGTTTTGAAGAACACCGTTTCTGGGATCTGCGCCGATGGAAGCTTGGCAGTGTTTTGGCCTCCAGCTTACAGGGTTTGCAGCTAACGCCAAACGGTACTACTTACAATGTGCAGGTAGTGGATGTAGCCCAGCCTGTGTTTCAAGACAAATATTACCACATGCCTATCCCGTATAGCGAGACTGCCAAAAACACCAAGCTGATACAAAACGAAGGGTACTATTGA
- a CDS encoding TonB-dependent receptor: MKRYIYTFLAMLCFVNAMAQTRPITGVIKDANGSLPGVTVIEKQNPSNGTQTDAEGKFKLNVKSNTLVVRFIGYATQEVSVQRLNSINITLKEVQKDLNEVVVVGYGQQRKVSLTGAVSALSGADIRQSPSPSLQNALAGRITGFSSEQRGGQPGKDGASFNIRGVSSYTGNNNPLILVDDIEFTYDQFSQLNANEIASISILKDASTTAIYGIKGANGVVLVTTVRGKVGKPQITFLSEYGLNQPTRRPKYLDSYGAATVIRTAQINSNAINPNPSFVPTFSEADLQAFKDGTDPYGHPNNNWTDLLLKEFAPQWRANFDVTGGTEKAKYFVSLGYLDQGGQFKDYSADLDSRTYYKRYNYRSNVDLSINKNLDVRFDLFGAIDETALNNASVDGNLFSDLSRFNETAPYNYPVYNPDGSLGYSVWQRSGTDRSNNNIIGRLMYDGSGHNYSNNINLASSIIQKLGFITKGLSVKGTLAYRNLYSYYRGITRPTAGTGFLSYIYDPKTNTYSFGARDNFYRMSVPTLTYTPGSTNSALTMQAILNYDRSFGKHHVTGLFLYNQNSKTAANTTNTDYNFIPENFKGYTTRLSYNYNNKYLLEVSGAYNGTDRFAAGRRFGLFPAVSAGWNIGEEELFKKHVKFVDLLKLRGSYGLVGVDNTGGVYSYLQSYTTATGTGLFGTATNLGYTTVTEGTLPNNEVTWEKERKLDLGLDFGIINGKLTGALDYFNNNRYDILTTRGTVSAVFGQSLPSVNLGKTNNKGFEAELNFNNKINNNWSYQIRGTYSLAKNKIIFKDEPVPLYPYQAQTGQPIGSALKYTWTGEFYTAADIADPSVPKPTVTGRPGDPKYKDLNGDGVIDASDMSYFGNTNIPTTTYGITLGASYKGVSFTVLFQGVTGVVASAQGAVTSNAASNAQPIYLDHWTPELGNSAKYPQLYTSALSQSPRDYYSSFWAISAAYIRLKTAEIAYTFGPKALQALHVKGLRVYTNGYNLLTWTNLDKLYNLDPEVLESTGTQPYPPTRIINFGFNVTF, from the coding sequence ATGAAAAGATATATATATACCTTTTTGGCGATGCTGTGCTTTGTTAATGCAATGGCGCAAACAAGACCAATAACAGGCGTGATAAAAGATGCCAACGGATCATTACCGGGTGTAACGGTAATTGAAAAGCAGAATCCATCAAACGGCACACAAACCGATGCCGAGGGCAAGTTTAAACTGAATGTAAAGAGCAATACTCTGGTTGTAAGGTTTATTGGCTATGCTACTCAGGAGGTTTCGGTACAAAGGCTGAACAGCATTAACATTACCCTTAAAGAAGTTCAAAAAGATCTGAACGAAGTGGTGGTGGTAGGCTATGGCCAGCAGCGTAAGGTGAGCCTTACCGGCGCGGTTAGCGCCCTGAGCGGTGCCGATATCCGCCAAAGCCCGTCGCCAAGTTTGCAGAATGCTTTGGCCGGGCGCATCACCGGTTTCAGCAGCGAGCAACGGGGCGGTCAGCCGGGTAAGGATGGCGCCAGCTTTAATATTCGTGGCGTAAGCTCTTATACAGGTAACAACAACCCGTTGATCCTGGTAGATGATATTGAGTTTACTTACGACCAGTTTTCGCAGCTGAATGCTAACGAGATTGCTTCTATCAGTATTCTAAAAGATGCGTCAACAACTGCCATCTATGGTATTAAAGGTGCCAACGGTGTGGTATTGGTTACTACCGTGCGCGGTAAAGTAGGTAAGCCGCAAATTACTTTCTTATCAGAATATGGATTAAACCAGCCTACCCGCAGGCCCAAATATCTTGACTCTTACGGTGCGGCAACGGTGATAAGAACAGCGCAGATTAACAGCAACGCCATCAATCCTAACCCAAGTTTTGTCCCTACTTTTTCTGAGGCCGATTTACAGGCATTTAAAGATGGTACAGATCCATACGGTCACCCTAATAATAACTGGACCGATCTTTTACTGAAAGAGTTTGCGCCGCAGTGGCGTGCCAACTTTGATGTAACCGGTGGTACAGAAAAAGCCAAGTATTTTGTTTCATTAGGTTACCTTGATCAGGGCGGTCAGTTTAAAGATTACAGTGCCGATCTGGACAGCCGTACTTACTACAAACGTTATAATTATCGCTCAAACGTAGATCTGAGCATCAACAAAAACCTCGATGTGCGCTTTGACTTATTTGGCGCCATAGATGAAACAGCGCTTAACAACGCCAGTGTAGACGGTAACCTTTTCAGCGATTTGAGTCGCTTTAACGAAACCGCGCCTTATAACTATCCGGTTTACAATCCAGATGGATCATTAGGCTATAGCGTGTGGCAGCGTAGCGGTACAGACCGTAGCAACAACAACATCATCGGTCGTTTAATGTACGATGGTTCGGGCCATAACTATTCCAATAACATCAACCTGGCATCATCAATAATTCAGAAACTGGGCTTCATTACCAAGGGGCTTTCTGTTAAAGGAACATTGGCTTATCGTAACCTGTATAGCTATTACCGTGGTATTACGCGCCCAACGGCGGGCACGGGCTTTTTGTCATATATCTATGATCCTAAAACCAATACTTACTCTTTTGGTGCGCGCGATAATTTCTACCGCATGAGCGTGCCTACTTTAACCTATACGCCGGGTAGTACCAACAGTGCGTTAACTATGCAGGCTATATTGAACTACGATCGTTCTTTTGGCAAGCATCACGTTACCGGTTTATTTCTGTATAATCAGAACAGTAAAACAGCTGCCAATACCACCAATACCGATTATAACTTTATCCCCGAAAACTTTAAGGGCTACACTACCCGGTTAAGTTATAATTATAACAATAAGTATTTGCTGGAAGTTAGCGGCGCCTACAACGGTACCGACCGTTTTGCCGCCGGCAGACGCTTTGGTTTGTTCCCAGCCGTATCTGCAGGCTGGAACATTGGCGAGGAAGAACTATTTAAAAAGCACGTAAAGTTTGTTGATCTGTTAAAGCTTCGCGGCTCATACGGCCTGGTGGGGGTTGATAACACAGGTGGCGTTTATAGCTACTTGCAATCATACACAACGGCCACGGGTACGGGTTTATTTGGCACCGCCACCAACCTGGGCTATACTACAGTAACAGAAGGAACATTGCCCAACAACGAAGTAACCTGGGAGAAAGAACGTAAGCTGGATCTTGGTTTAGACTTTGGTATCATCAACGGCAAACTTACCGGTGCCCTGGATTACTTTAACAACAACCGTTATGATATTTTAACCACTCGTGGTACCGTATCTGCCGTGTTCGGTCAGTCGCTGCCAAGTGTTAATCTGGGTAAAACCAATAACAAAGGTTTTGAGGCCGAGCTGAACTTCAACAATAAAATAAACAACAATTGGTCATACCAGATCCGTGGTACTTATTCGCTGGCCAAAAATAAGATCATTTTTAAAGATGAGCCGGTGCCACTGTATCCTTACCAGGCACAAACCGGTCAGCCTATTGGCTCTGCACTTAAATATACCTGGACTGGCGAGTTTTATACCGCAGCAGATATAGCCGATCCATCAGTACCGAAACCAACGGTTACCGGTCGCCCCGGCGATCCGAAGTATAAGGATCTGAACGGCGATGGTGTTATTGACGCCAGCGATATGTCTTATTTCGGTAATACCAACATCCCAACCACTACCTACGGTATCACCCTGGGGGCCAGTTATAAAGGGGTGAGTTTTACCGTATTGTTTCAAGGGGTTACAGGCGTAGTGGCCAGCGCGCAGGGGGCGGTAACATCAAACGCGGCATCAAACGCGCAGCCTATCTATCTTGACCATTGGACGCCTGAATTGGGCAACAGTGCCAAATATCCGCAGCTGTACACATCGGCATTAAGCCAGAGCCCGCGCGATTATTATTCCAGCTTCTGGGCAATTTCTGCGGCTTACATCAGGCTGAAAACGGCAGAGATTGCCTATACCTTCGGGCCTAAGGCTTTGCAGGCGCTGCATGTAAAAGGATTAAGGGTATACACCAACGGTTATAACCTTTTAACATGGACAAACCTGGATAAGCTATATAACCTCGATCCGGAGGTGCTGGAGTCTACAGGTACACAGCCATATCCGCCAACCCGTATTATCAATTTTGGTTTCAACGTTACTTTTTAA
- a CDS encoding RagB/SusD family nutrient uptake outer membrane protein: MKKLFILIALLPFCMFSCKKSGFLDDKTNGLTADAVFTDSVQTLNFLNKIYVDAGYSFGPSRFAGAGGTGNTELATDNTEGTNNTAVWADSYVRGSIGPSNVITSTFFATDKDFWNTPYKNIRRVNLLLSKLPNAPFSDAMKKRIRGEIRFLRAYYYHYMVVAFGGVPLISDQVYNIDDIINIPRNSFADCINYITSELDAAASDLNGVVYSDIDYGRVTRGACLALKSRVLLYAASPLFNGGSIATNANVQPLTGYTTYDKNRWQLAADAASAVMNLGQYSLYVDNTTRPGYGFYQVFLKRVNSEYIFAYNRPAQKEFETYYLPPSRSGSSIQKPTESLVEAFPMKDGKTIKQSTSYNPNDPYTNRDPRLDNSIIYNGQTYMSNTGTKTQVFTYTSTGSAISNTTADAYTTANKFTGYFARKMLDENLTNSLSGTTERAWPLIRYAEILLNYAEAINETGQTDKAYAPLIALRNRAGITPGTDNLYGLKANMTVDEMREIIHTERRIELAFEDHRWNDIRRWKIASSVLTGFNSVDIITRTGTSTYVHTIGSAPRILAFRDAMYLLPIPLSEIQKMPLMLQNPGY, from the coding sequence ATGAAAAAGCTTTTCATCCTGATTGCGCTGCTACCGTTTTGCATGTTCTCCTGCAAAAAATCCGGCTTTCTTGACGATAAAACCAACGGCCTTACTGCCGATGCAGTTTTTACCGACAGTGTGCAGACACTAAACTTTTTAAACAAAATATATGTAGATGCCGGTTACTCTTTCGGGCCCTCACGTTTTGCGGGTGCAGGCGGTACGGGCAATACCGAACTGGCCACAGATAACACTGAAGGAACAAACAACACCGCAGTCTGGGCCGATTCTTACGTACGCGGCTCCATCGGTCCGTCGAACGTCATTACGTCTACCTTTTTTGCTACCGATAAAGATTTCTGGAACACGCCTTACAAAAACATCCGCCGGGTAAACCTGCTGCTTTCTAAATTGCCTAACGCGCCTTTTTCTGATGCTATGAAAAAACGCATCCGCGGCGAGATCAGGTTTTTACGCGCTTATTACTACCATTATATGGTAGTGGCCTTTGGCGGCGTGCCTTTGATCAGCGATCAGGTTTACAATATTGACGATATCATTAATATTCCCAGAAATAGCTTCGCCGATTGTATCAACTACATCACCAGCGAGCTGGATGCCGCGGCTTCAGATCTGAATGGCGTTGTTTATAGTGATATAGATTACGGCCGTGTAACCAGGGGGGCTTGTTTGGCTTTAAAATCAAGAGTGCTGTTGTATGCTGCCAGTCCGCTGTTTAATGGTGGTTCTATTGCCACCAATGCCAATGTGCAGCCGCTGACAGGTTATACCACTTACGATAAAAACCGCTGGCAACTGGCTGCCGATGCTGCCAGCGCGGTGATGAACCTGGGGCAATATTCACTTTATGTAGATAATACCACTCGCCCGGGCTATGGTTTTTACCAGGTGTTTTTGAAACGGGTGAACAGCGAGTATATTTTTGCTTACAACCGACCGGCACAGAAAGAGTTTGAGACTTATTACCTGCCGCCATCGCGCTCGGGTTCCAGCATCCAGAAACCAACCGAAAGTTTGGTAGAAGCCTTCCCGATGAAGGATGGTAAGACCATTAAGCAAAGTACTTCTTATAACCCTAATGATCCGTACACAAACCGCGACCCCCGTTTGGATAACTCCATTATTTACAACGGGCAAACGTATATGAGCAATACCGGCACCAAAACACAGGTGTTTACTTATACCAGTACGGGCTCTGCCATTAGCAATACTACTGCCGATGCTTATACCACCGCCAATAAGTTTACCGGCTATTTTGCACGCAAGATGCTGGACGAAAACCTGACCAACTCGCTGTCGGGTACTACAGAACGTGCCTGGCCGCTTATCAGGTACGCCGAGATCCTGCTAAACTATGCCGAGGCCATTAACGAGACCGGCCAGACCGATAAAGCTTACGCTCCGCTGATTGCTTTACGCAACCGCGCAGGCATCACCCCGGGGACAGACAATCTGTATGGGCTGAAAGCTAACATGACGGTTGATGAGATGCGCGAGATTATTCATACCGAGCGCCGCATTGAACTGGCTTTTGAAGATCACCGCTGGAATGATATCCGCCGTTGGAAAATAGCCTCATCTGTGCTTACTGGTTTTAACAGCGTTGATATTATCACTCGTACCGGTACCAGTACTTATGTGCATACCATTGGCAGCGCACCGCGTATTCTGGCCTTTAGAGATGCCATGTATCTGTTGCCTATTCCGCTAAGCGAGATCCAAAAAATGCCGCTGATGTTGCAAAACCCAGGTTATTAA